One window from the genome of Cucumis melo cultivar AY chromosome 10, USDA_Cmelo_AY_1.0, whole genome shotgun sequence encodes:
- the LOC103503094 gene encoding uncharacterized protein LOC103503094: MEQTDVTLKLLIDKKTERVLYGEADKKFIDFLVNVLSLPLGGVIRLLKKDGMVGCLGNLYESVETLNKSYLQPNQSRDTVLKPKILFNSFTKLLPNVHVPAAATPPAIFYCNGSTYSSCRAYVSYSSSAVCPKCDKKLSQSCTYVTPPKAENQPASGGGFVKDLATYIVMDDLTVKHISDFSITTLLKKFNIKDVDSLEEKVITLDVDEGVELLEASLQSKTVLTNAFLKRRRPHIDSDVKLSESLNPSV, from the exons ATGGAACAAACCGATGTGACATTGAAGCTTCTGATTGACAAGAAAACAGAAAGAGTTCTTTATGGTGAAGCAGACAAGAAGTTCATAGACTTCCTTGTCAATGTACTTTCCCTCCCACTTGGGGGCGTAATTAGGCTGTTGAAAAAGGATGGCATGGTGGGGTGTTTGGGAAATCTGTACGAGAGTGTAGAAACGTTGAACAAGTCCTATTTGCAGCCAAATCAAAGCAGAGATACAGTCCTAAAACCAAAAATCTTATTCAATTCTTTCACCAAACTTTTGCCTAATGTTCATGTCCCTGCTGCAGCAACACCGCCTGCTATATTTTATTGCAATGGTAGTACATATAGCAGCTGCCGTGCTTACGTTTCTTACAGTTCTAGTGCAGTTTGTCCGAAGTGTGACAAAAAGTTGAGTCAAAGCTGTACATATGTAACGCCTCCAAAAGCAGAAAATCAGCCAGCTTCTGGTGGGGGATTTGTTAAGGATTTGGCCACTTACATAGTCATGGATGACCTTACTGTCAAGCATATTTCTGACTTCTCCATTACAACTCTTTTGAAGAAGTTCAATATCAAAGATGTGGATTCTTTGGAGGAGAAAGTCATCACTTTGGATGTTGATGAG GGTGTGGAATTGCTAGAGGCTTCTTTGCAGTCGAAGACAGTGCTAACAAATGCGTTTCTGAAAAGACGACGACCACACATTGACAGTGATGTTAAGCTTTCTGAATCTCTTAACCCTTCTGTTTAA